A stretch of Microbacterium caowuchunii DNA encodes these proteins:
- a CDS encoding sensor histidine kinase translates to MKQTPRMLSARVKTLGAILLVACAGLIIAGAITFSIQYARSIDAVDDRLHSKVESLRPLADAESVEAYLDLIVSGYLGAQNEGVVGLVDGAPVVHPDAGNQFVDIDDPALVSAALASLARSSGSGPVLGTVPTDTGDVRYIAQGLRVPGDPAEGVYLRAVDLDVELTPVAAAITTYVLSAVAVMAALGFASWFLTGRLLSPLRQLREAADAVSFDDLGTRVPEEGDHEIADLSRTMNSMLDRLETSVSSQRQLLDDIRHELKTPITIIRGHLEMMDVEDPADVTGIREMGISELDRLTRLVDDIDLLSSAQGDQFEMRPIDVGLLTERVGELTAGLPGHPFSIVHRARGVFIGDADRLTQAWLQLAENAAKYTPAGSPVEIGSELDGNEVRLWVRDHGAGIPPASRRRIFQRFARVDTSRSIGGSGLGLAIVEAIAHAHEGSCDVTDTPGGGATFTIHVPAGQYPAPAVPTPVRAGDVVLQREATT, encoded by the coding sequence GTGAAGCAAACGCCGAGAATGCTCTCGGCGCGCGTCAAGACACTGGGGGCGATCCTCCTTGTGGCGTGCGCCGGGCTGATCATCGCGGGCGCCATCACCTTCTCGATCCAGTACGCCCGCTCCATCGACGCGGTCGACGATCGCCTGCACTCCAAGGTCGAGTCGTTGCGCCCCCTTGCGGATGCGGAGTCGGTCGAGGCCTACCTCGACCTGATCGTCTCCGGATACCTCGGCGCACAGAACGAGGGCGTCGTCGGACTCGTCGACGGCGCCCCCGTCGTGCACCCTGACGCCGGCAACCAGTTCGTCGACATCGACGACCCGGCACTGGTCTCCGCAGCGCTCGCCTCCCTCGCGAGGTCGTCGGGCAGCGGACCGGTCCTCGGGACTGTTCCGACGGACACCGGCGACGTCCGCTACATCGCACAGGGCCTCCGGGTACCCGGGGATCCCGCCGAAGGGGTGTATCTGCGCGCCGTCGACCTGGACGTCGAACTCACCCCCGTCGCCGCCGCGATCACGACCTATGTGCTGTCCGCCGTCGCGGTGATGGCGGCACTCGGTTTCGCGAGCTGGTTCCTCACCGGACGGCTCCTCTCGCCGCTGCGCCAGCTGCGCGAGGCCGCGGACGCGGTCTCCTTCGACGACCTGGGCACCCGGGTACCGGAAGAGGGCGACCACGAGATCGCCGATCTGTCCCGGACGATGAACTCCATGCTCGACCGCTTGGAGACCTCCGTCAGCAGCCAGCGGCAGTTGCTGGACGACATCCGGCACGAACTCAAGACGCCCATCACCATCATCCGCGGACACCTGGAGATGATGGACGTCGAGGATCCCGCGGATGTCACCGGCATCCGCGAGATGGGGATCTCGGAACTCGACCGGCTCACCCGCCTGGTGGACGACATCGACCTCCTCTCCTCCGCCCAGGGCGACCAGTTCGAGATGCGACCGATCGACGTGGGCCTGCTGACCGAACGCGTCGGCGAGCTCACCGCGGGTCTGCCCGGCCATCCCTTCTCGATCGTGCATCGCGCCCGCGGCGTGTTCATCGGCGACGCCGATCGGCTCACGCAGGCCTGGCTCCAGCTCGCGGAGAACGCCGCGAAGTACACGCCGGCGGGCTCACCTGTGGAGATCGGCAGCGAGCTGGACGGGAACGAGGTGCGGCTGTGGGTGCGCGATCACGGCGCCGGCATCCCGCCCGCGTCGCGCCGACGCATCTTCCAGCGCTTCGCCCGGGTGGACACGAGCCGCAGCATCGGCGGCTCCGGTCTCGGCCTCGCAATCGTCGAGGCGATCGCGCATGCGCACGAAGGGTCCTGCGACGTCACGGACACCCCCGGCGGCGGTGCCACCTTCACGATCCACGTACCGGCGGGGCAGTATCCGGCCCCCGCCGTCCCCACCCCCGTGCGCGCCGGCGACGTCGTGCTCCAGCGAGAGGCCACCACATGA
- a CDS encoding response regulator transcription factor, with the protein MTLILIAEDEPRISSFVRRGLESAGFSAEVVEDGGVALERALAGDVDLLLLDVGLPGLDGFEVLRNLRGQGSTLPVIMLTARSSTRDTVDGLNAGANDYVPKPFKFDELLARVRSRLRENTTAGSIAIVHRDVTLDVLSRRATVAGREVDLSAREFALAEQFLRHPGQVLSREQLLSRVWGLDFDPGSNVVDVYVRYLRAKFGADRISTVRGAGYRWE; encoded by the coding sequence ATGACACTCATCCTGATCGCGGAGGACGAACCCCGGATCTCGTCCTTCGTGCGGCGGGGCCTGGAGTCCGCGGGATTCTCGGCGGAGGTCGTCGAGGACGGCGGGGTCGCCCTGGAGCGTGCCCTCGCCGGGGACGTCGATCTCCTGCTGCTCGATGTCGGTCTGCCCGGCCTCGACGGCTTCGAGGTGCTCCGGAACCTGCGCGGGCAGGGTTCCACCCTGCCGGTCATCATGCTCACCGCCCGCAGCAGCACGCGGGACACCGTCGACGGGCTGAACGCGGGCGCGAACGACTACGTGCCCAAGCCCTTCAAATTCGACGAGCTGCTGGCCCGGGTGCGTTCCCGGCTGCGTGAGAACACCACGGCGGGCAGTATCGCCATCGTGCACCGGGACGTCACCCTCGACGTGCTCTCCCGGCGGGCGACCGTCGCCGGCCGGGAAGTCGACCTCTCCGCCCGGGAGTTCGCCCTCGCCGAGCAGTTCCTGCGCCACCCGGGCCAGGTGCTCAGCCGCGAGCAGCTCCTCAGCCGCGTCTGGGGCCTCGACTTCGACCCGGGTTCGAACGTCGTCGACGTGTACGTGCGCTACCTGCGGGCAAAGTTCGGCGCCGATCGCATCTCGACCGTCCGCGGAGCCGGCTACCGCTGGGAGTGA